A DNA window from Methanocorpusculum sp. contains the following coding sequences:
- a CDS encoding aldehyde ferredoxin oxidoreductase family protein: MDGYAGNMVYVDLSTGAITIKPTPPELKKSYIGGRGFGIRLLTDMVDPKIDPLSDKNILVFAAGPLTGTGIPLGSRYEVSAVSPLTGTAMSGNSGGVFGWKMKKAGFDAVVITGKSKQPVYLFLDNGKAELRDAAYLWGKTTGQTTDAIMDELKDPSVRVSCIGPSGEKLVLFACIINEKTRAVGRGGAGAVMGSKNLKAIAARGDQPIKPADEEQLKVVKERVKNKIEENGIAKSLHTYGTAVLVNILNENYLLPTRNFQTAHFPEADKISGETMAKTILKKPKGCFACIVQCGRVHEFDGETGEGPEYEPDWGFGADCGIDDLKMIARANNLCNEYGLDSISMPTTIACLMEMAEKGYVKHPIRFGDAKGMLKLVEQIAKREDIGDELAEGSFRFATRYGHPELSMSSKKQELPAYDPRGIQGYGLAAATSVRGADHVYAYMISPEILGAPEKIDPYLIKGKPQWVKTFQDLTAAIDALGMCLFTSFALGAEDYADLLTATTGVKTDAEELLKVGERIWNLQKLYNIQRGFGRKDDTLPDRLLNEPLTEGAPTGQVSRVHEMLDEYYTLRGWDAEGTPTKEKLQELGLM, encoded by the coding sequence ATGGACGGATATGCAGGAAACATGGTCTATGTCGATCTCTCTACCGGGGCGATAACAATCAAACCCACGCCGCCGGAACTCAAAAAGTCATATATCGGCGGACGGGGATTTGGTATCCGGCTCCTGACTGATATGGTTGACCCGAAGATCGATCCGTTGAGCGACAAGAACATTCTCGTCTTTGCAGCCGGACCGCTGACCGGCACCGGCATTCCTCTTGGGAGCAGATATGAGGTCTCGGCCGTCTCACCTCTCACTGGGACCGCGATGAGCGGTAACAGTGGGGGAGTCTTTGGCTGGAAGATGAAAAAGGCCGGGTTCGATGCGGTCGTTATCACCGGCAAATCCAAACAACCGGTCTATCTGTTCCTCGACAACGGAAAGGCCGAACTCAGGGATGCTGCTTATCTCTGGGGTAAAACCACCGGGCAGACTACCGACGCCATCATGGATGAGCTCAAGGATCCGAGTGTTCGGGTATCCTGTATCGGCCCTTCGGGAGAAAAACTCGTGCTGTTTGCCTGCATTATCAATGAAAAGACCCGTGCAGTCGGACGGGGAGGGGCCGGGGCCGTAATGGGGTCAAAGAACCTGAAAGCGATAGCAGCCAGAGGAGACCAGCCTATCAAGCCGGCGGACGAAGAACAGCTCAAGGTTGTTAAAGAGCGCGTGAAAAACAAGATCGAGGAGAACGGGATCGCCAAGTCGCTGCACACGTACGGAACGGCTGTGCTCGTCAACATTCTCAACGAGAATTATCTCCTGCCGACCCGCAACTTCCAGACCGCCCATTTCCCGGAGGCTGATAAGATCTCCGGCGAGACGATGGCGAAAACGATCCTCAAGAAACCCAAAGGATGTTTTGCCTGTATTGTGCAGTGCGGACGAGTGCATGAATTCGACGGCGAGACCGGAGAGGGGCCGGAGTATGAACCTGACTGGGGATTTGGTGCCGACTGCGGTATCGACGATCTAAAAATGATCGCCCGGGCCAACAATCTCTGCAATGAGTATGGGCTCGACTCAATTTCGATGCCGACAACGATCGCATGTCTGATGGAGATGGCGGAGAAAGGGTATGTCAAACATCCGATCCGATTCGGCGATGCAAAAGGGATGCTGAAACTCGTGGAGCAGATCGCGAAGCGTGAGGATATCGGCGATGAACTTGCCGAGGGATCTTTCCGGTTTGCGACGAGATACGGTCATCCTGAACTGTCGATGAGCTCCAAGAAGCAGGAACTGCCTGCCTATGATCCCCGGGGCATTCAGGGATACGGACTTGCAGCTGCCACCTCGGTTCGAGGTGCAGATCATGTATATGCATACATGATCTCTCCGGAGATCCTCGGGGCGCCTGAGAAGATCGACCCGTACCTGATCAAGGGAAAACCCCAGTGGGTCAAGACTTTCCAGGATCTGACCGCTGCGATCGATGCACTGGGCATGTGCCTCTTTACGTCCTTTGCTCTCGGGGCAGAGGATTACGCTGATCTTCTTACCGCGACCACGGGAGTGAAGACCGATGCAGAAGAACTGCTGAAAGTCGGCGAGCGGATATGGAATCTTCAGAAGCTCTATAATATTCAACGCGGGTTCGGCCGCAAAGACGACACCTTGCCGGACAGGCTCCTGAACGAACCCCTGACAGAAGGTGCCCCGACAGGCCAGGTATCCCGGGTACATGAAATGCTCGATGAGTATTATACGCTTAGAGGCTGGGACGCAGAAGGCACACCGACAAAGGAAAAACTCCAGGAACTGGGGCTGATGTAA
- a CDS encoding HesA/MoeB/ThiF family protein, whose protein sequence is MSKESSDTRFLRQISLFGREGQKKLKDARILLAGAGGLGSAIATYLAAAGVGYIRIVDEDVVERSNLNRQILFHEQDIGVCKVEAAEKTIHALNSDVEVDAVCRHIDETSVGDLVQGMDLILDGMDNFAARYVLNRAGLNEKIPFIHGAVNGFYGQVTTLIPGVTPCLRCIVPTTPTWEKNAIIGVTCGAIGSVEASEAIKYLTGTGKLLENRLLLWDGLRGECESIQIMNSPDCTDCGFSEGEPDGRRFSV, encoded by the coding sequence ATGTCAAAAGAGTCTTCGGATACCCGGTTTCTGAGGCAGATCTCTCTTTTTGGAAGAGAGGGTCAGAAGAAACTTAAGGACGCCCGTATCCTTCTTGCCGGGGCTGGTGGTCTAGGTTCGGCGATCGCGACATATCTCGCGGCCGCCGGTGTTGGCTATATCCGGATCGTCGATGAGGATGTCGTCGAGCGTTCCAACCTCAATCGGCAGATCCTATTTCATGAGCAGGATATCGGTGTATGCAAGGTTGAAGCAGCGGAAAAAACGATTCATGCACTCAACAGCGATGTCGAAGTGGATGCAGTATGTCGGCATATCGATGAGACATCTGTGGGGGATCTTGTCCAGGGGATGGATCTGATTCTTGACGGCATGGATAATTTCGCCGCCCGCTATGTTTTGAACCGTGCCGGTCTCAATGAAAAGATCCCGTTTATTCACGGCGCCGTGAACGGATTCTACGGACAGGTAACTACCCTCATTCCCGGTGTTACCCCGTGTCTTCGCTGCATTGTTCCAACAACGCCGACCTGGGAAAAGAATGCGATCATCGGGGTGACTTGCGGAGCGATCGGCAGTGTCGAGGCTTCCGAAGCGATCAAGTATCTCACCGGAACTGGAAAATTACTCGAAAATCGGCTTCTGCTCTGGGACGGGCTTCGCGGCGAATGCGAATCGATTCAAATCATGAACTCTCCTGACTGCACCGACTGCGGTTTTTCAGAGGGTGAACCAGATGGCCGGAGGTTTTCCGTATGA
- a CDS encoding ubiquitin-like small modifier protein 1: protein MKITVKAFATFREVMDMQIELEFPEGTTVRTLLSELTGRYKGLGEMMFADPDTLRDFVNILKNGRNIHFLAGLDTPLDDGDMIALFPPAAGG, encoded by the coding sequence ATGAAGATCACAGTGAAAGCGTTTGCCACATTCCGTGAGGTCATGGATATGCAGATCGAGCTTGAGTTTCCGGAAGGCACGACCGTTCGCACGCTTCTTTCTGAGCTCACCGGACGATACAAGGGACTAGGTGAGATGATGTTTGCCGATCCGGATACTCTCCGGGACTTTGTCAACATCCTGAAAAACGGGAGAAACATCCATTTTCTTGCCGGTCTCGACACTCCTCTTGATGATGGGGACATGATTGCCCTGTTCCCGCCGGCTGCCGGGGGATAA
- a CDS encoding CxxC-x17-CxxC domain-containing protein, translating to MERRNNFGAPRQFNDGPREMTKTVCSDCGKECEVPFKPTEGRPVYCQECLPKHRTPRNRF from the coding sequence ATGGAAAGAAGAAATAATTTTGGCGCACCACGCCAGTTTAATGACGGCCCACGCGAAATGACCAAAACAGTCTGCTCAGACTGTGGAAAAGAATGCGAGGTACCGTTTAAGCCAACAGAAGGTAGACCAGTCTATTGTCAGGAATGCCTTCCAAAACACCGGACCCCACGGAACCGGTTCTAA
- the def gene encoding peptide deformylase: protein MEIQLYGKAVLCKVAEPVDTITPELLAALDEMVPMLKEHRGVGLAAPQVGIGKRFFVMNPGDKVRRVINPEILKTGNAFVEMEEGCLSVPGIHKKVRRSRRITVRYTNEAGELIEEELKDYPARVFLHEYDHLDGILFVDKISPIAKKMIAKQLEDLSKKEA from the coding sequence ATGGAGATTCAGTTATACGGAAAAGCGGTACTTTGCAAAGTTGCCGAGCCCGTCGATACAATAACCCCTGAACTTTTAGCCGCTCTTGACGAGATGGTCCCGATGCTCAAAGAACACCGCGGAGTCGGTCTTGCTGCCCCGCAGGTCGGGATCGGAAAACGGTTCTTTGTGATGAATCCCGGAGACAAAGTCCGCAGAGTCATCAACCCGGAGATCCTGAAAACCGGCAATGCCTTTGTCGAGATGGAAGAGGGCTGTCTCTCTGTTCCCGGCATCCATAAAAAAGTCCGCCGATCCCGGAGGATCACGGTCAGATATACCAATGAAGCCGGCGAACTGATCGAAGAGGAGCTGAAGGATTATCCGGCTCGGGTCTTTCTGCATGAATATGATCATCTTGACGGGATCTTATTTGTTGATAAGATCTCGCCGATCGCGAAAAAAATGATCGCAAAGCAGCTTGAGGATCTAAGTAAAAAGGAGGCGTAA
- the fmt gene encoding methionyl-tRNA formyltransferase has translation MRVLFMGTPEYALSSLRAVFAEHEIVGILTRVDKPNRRGNRIEFSPVKVFALEHGIPVFQPEDMKDPALFEQLKALSPDISVVVAFGMMIPDSIIDLPKHNTINLHGSLLPKYRGAAPMQYSVLNGDSETGVSIMYVTARLDAGDVILSKSIPLDENASYGEVHDLLADLGAEALIKALELVESGQVTRTPQDDLKVTFAPSISKEECVIDWSLPAGTVHNRIRGLSPIPGANTRLPDGKLMKIYKSEKVFGDYTGEPGTVVDVIKKKGPVVMTGGGAVCILSAKPEGKREMPGFEIVNGHYLKVGDSL, from the coding sequence GTGCGTGTCCTATTTATGGGGACGCCTGAGTATGCCCTTTCTTCTCTTCGTGCGGTGTTTGCAGAGCATGAGATCGTCGGTATTCTGACTAGGGTCGATAAACCGAATCGCAGAGGAAACAGGATCGAGTTTTCTCCGGTGAAGGTTTTCGCACTTGAGCATGGGATCCCGGTTTTTCAGCCGGAAGATATGAAGGACCCTGCTCTCTTCGAGCAGCTGAAGGCTCTTTCTCCTGATATTTCCGTTGTGGTGGCATTTGGGATGATGATACCCGATTCGATCATCGATCTCCCGAAACACAACACGATAAATCTGCACGGCTCGCTTCTGCCGAAGTATCGGGGAGCAGCTCCGATGCAGTATTCCGTGCTGAACGGGGATAGTGAGACCGGAGTCTCGATCATGTACGTGACGGCTCGACTTGATGCCGGCGATGTGATCCTCTCTAAGTCTATCCCTCTGGATGAAAATGCATCTTATGGGGAAGTCCACGACCTTCTTGCAGATCTCGGGGCCGAAGCACTGATCAAGGCTCTTGAACTGGTGGAGTCAGGTCAGGTCACCAGAACTCCGCAGGATGATTTGAAGGTGACGTTTGCCCCTTCCATCTCCAAAGAGGAGTGTGTGATCGACTGGTCTCTTCCTGCCGGAACGGTTCATAACAGGATCAGAGGGCTTTCACCGATTCCTGGAGCAAATACCCGTCTTCCCGACGGAAAACTCATGAAGATCTACAAAAGTGAGAAGGTCTTCGGGGATTATACCGGAGAGCCGGGAACGGTTGTCGATGTGATCAAAAAGAAAGGACCTGTCGTGATGACGGGGGGTGGCGCTGTCTGTATCCTTTCAGCAAAACCTGAAGGGAAACGCGAGATGCCGGGTTTCGAGATCGTGAACGGGCATTATCTCAAAGTCGGCGACTCACTCTGA
- a CDS encoding ABC transporter permease codes for MSEENTSLWQKIYSPMVLSLAVRNLKLNKFRTILSMIGIIIGVFAICGMGMISAGFTEEMNSMISDTADTLTITPVGEKVIDGTTTTGFSTKDLRDIESAVKSVTKDYEFIPLYSSSKYIYIGKETTMATISGMDSSDITKLATLIQGTLPRGSTNVIVGETFADDNDLRIGSRMIMLDTTGQEVTCRVVGIMEDSGAMTFGFSTNNAVVGSIEWYTGLVGDNHGLYDKVIVKAYDPTELNAIDAAIEKKMNGKEDKDSDDTVYILNSYEIMAVFDDIMSMSSIFTTIISGISLLVAAVAIVNVMLMSVKERTREVGILRSIGTYRSQILLMFLYEAGLIGLIGAIIGTLLALIAAPLMLMAMIGSIDAMFSVSVLSYVPIGILIGLIVCLISGLYPAWKAANLNPVEAMATD; via the coding sequence ATGAGTGAAGAAAACACATCATTATGGCAGAAGATCTACTCGCCAATGGTCCTCTCGCTTGCGGTCAGAAACCTGAAACTGAATAAGTTTCGGACCATCCTTTCGATGATCGGTATCATCATCGGTGTTTTTGCCATCTGCGGAATGGGAATGATCAGCGCAGGATTTACCGAGGAGATGAACTCGATGATCTCCGACACGGCAGACACGCTGACGATCACACCGGTAGGTGAAAAAGTCATCGACGGAACGACAACAACGGGCTTTTCGACAAAAGATCTCCGGGATATCGAGTCTGCAGTAAAATCCGTGACCAAAGATTACGAATTCATCCCGTTGTACTCGTCAAGTAAGTACATATATATCGGAAAAGAGACCACGATGGCCACGATATCCGGAATGGATTCGAGTGACATCACGAAACTTGCCACGCTGATCCAGGGCACTCTTCCGCGGGGATCGACCAATGTTATCGTCGGCGAGACCTTTGCCGATGATAACGATCTCAGGATCGGAAGCCGGATGATCATGCTCGATACGACCGGTCAGGAGGTGACGTGCAGAGTCGTCGGTATCATGGAAGACAGCGGCGCTATGACGTTTGGATTCTCCACAAACAATGCGGTCGTCGGATCTATCGAGTGGTACACCGGACTTGTCGGAGACAACCACGGTCTCTATGACAAAGTAATCGTCAAGGCATATGATCCAACGGAACTGAATGCGATCGACGCAGCGATCGAGAAGAAGATGAACGGTAAGGAGGACAAAGACTCCGATGATACGGTCTATATCCTGAACTCATATGAGATCATGGCGGTCTTCGATGATATCATGTCAATGTCAAGCATCTTCACGACCATCATCAGCGGAATCTCCCTTCTGGTCGCAGCAGTGGCCATTGTAAATGTGATGCTGATGAGCGTGAAGGAGCGAACGAGAGAGGTCGGTATCCTTCGAAGTATCGGAACCTACAGAAGCCAGATTCTGCTGATGTTCCTCTACGAAGCAGGGCTGATCGGTTTAATTGGGGCAATCATCGGAACTCTGCTTGCATTGATCGCAGCACCTTTGATGCTGATGGCAATGATCGGATCCATCGATGCGATGTTTTCGGTATCGGTTCTTTCCTATGTGCCGATCGGTATTCTTATCGGGCTGATCGTCTGTCTGATATCCGGTCTCTATCCGGCATGGAAAGCAGCGAACCTCAACCCGGTCGAAGCAATGGCAACCGACTGA
- a CDS encoding ABC transporter ATP-binding protein, with protein MNSIPVVELHDVSKIYPMPAGDVHALNHIDFSIQKGEFVAIMGPSGSGKSTLMNMIGCLDVPTSGDIKINGKSTLEMTDDEMTLHRRETIGFIFQKYNLISLLTAYENVEYPLILKHGHKDTTTRTADLLRMVGLTDGQMQHTPYELSGGQQQRVSIARALANDPTFLLCDEPTGNLDSKMSIQIMEILTELHSQGRTVVMVTHDPKTAEYAERIVIIKDGEIVDE; from the coding sequence ATGAACTCGATCCCTGTGGTCGAACTGCATGACGTCTCGAAAATTTATCCAATGCCTGCGGGCGACGTCCATGCATTAAACCACATAGATTTCTCCATTCAGAAAGGAGAATTTGTGGCCATCATGGGACCGTCAGGTTCGGGCAAATCGACACTGATGAATATGATCGGGTGCCTGGACGTGCCGACTTCCGGCGATATTAAAATCAACGGCAAGTCAACGCTGGAGATGACGGATGATGAGATGACCCTGCACAGGAGAGAGACGATCGGATTCATCTTCCAGAAATATAACCTGATCAGTCTCTTGACGGCATATGAAAACGTCGAGTATCCGCTGATCTTAAAGCACGGACATAAGGACACGACGACACGCACAGCAGATCTTCTCAGAATGGTCGGACTGACCGACGGTCAAATGCAGCACACACCCTACGAACTCTCCGGGGGTCAGCAGCAGAGAGTTTCGATCGCACGTGCGCTCGCAAACGATCCGACGTTTCTGTTGTGCGATGAGCCAACAGGAAATCTTGATTCAAAAATGAGTATTCAGATCATGGAGATCCTGACAGAGCTGCACTCCCAAGGGAGAACGGTCGTTATGGTCACCCATGACCCAAAGACGGCCGAATACGCCGAACGTATAGTGATCATCAAGGACGGTGAGATCGTCGATGAGTGA
- a CDS encoding TetR/AcrR family transcriptional regulator — MTDLHPRDRRFIKTERAIRSAFIDLVAKKGFDELSVKDIVDAADIGRGTFYLHYKDKYALLETFEIQIGNDLREIIRGEVFPLTEGRTLTKTVVALFTYFEENIQIMRALFGENGSCSFQSRLKDRLWHDVFAEKLVTVALQDSFSVPLEYLLAYINASHFNVFLTWIQKEGPERESPDEIARIILKISLLSPYRIR, encoded by the coding sequence ATGACAGATTTACACCCAAGAGACCGGAGGTTTATCAAAACGGAACGGGCAATTCGTTCCGCCTTCATCGACCTTGTCGCAAAAAAAGGCTTTGACGAGTTGTCAGTCAAAGACATAGTCGATGCCGCCGACATCGGCCGCGGGACTTTTTATCTGCATTATAAGGATAAATATGCCCTTCTGGAGACGTTTGAGATCCAGATCGGCAATGATCTCCGGGAAATCATACGTGGAGAGGTGTTTCCGCTGACCGAGGGTCGGACTCTGACAAAAACCGTTGTTGCTCTGTTCACGTATTTTGAAGAGAACATTCAGATAATGCGGGCACTTTTCGGAGAAAACGGATCATGTTCGTTCCAGAGCCGACTGAAAGACCGTCTCTGGCATGATGTTTTTGCGGAAAAACTCGTCACAGTGGCTTTGCAGGATAGTTTTTCCGTCCCGCTCGAGTATCTTCTGGCATACATCAACGCATCGCATTTCAATGTGTTTCTGACCTGGATCCAGAAAGAGGGGCCGGAACGGGAATCTCCGGACGAAATCGCCCGGATCATTCTCAAGATCAGTCTCCTTTCGCCTTATCGGATCAGATGA
- a CDS encoding DUF123 domain-containing protein, producing the protein MDKGIYCLILSCAEPCTVRIGALGPTEFKKGWYLYAGSALGSGGLSRVTRHIKFFHEHYRKPKWHIDYLMAAGGVTLTSVFCAETEERLECILAKNIGGDRVEKFGCSDCSCDSHLFYRKDSPETEITRAFEKTGLKPVHHLIR; encoded by the coding sequence ATGGATAAAGGCATTTACTGTCTGATCCTCAGTTGTGCAGAACCGTGTACGGTCCGAATCGGCGCACTCGGACCCACAGAATTCAAAAAAGGCTGGTATCTGTATGCAGGATCTGCTCTTGGTTCAGGCGGACTCTCAAGGGTCACCCGGCACATCAAATTCTTTCATGAACATTACCGAAAACCAAAATGGCACATTGATTATCTGATGGCGGCGGGTGGGGTGACCCTCACGAGCGTTTTCTGTGCAGAAACCGAAGAGAGACTGGAGTGTATTCTCGCAAAAAACATTGGCGGAGACAGAGTGGAAAAGTTCGGCTGTTCCGACTGTTCCTGTGACTCACACCTTTTCTATCGAAAAGACTCCCCGGAGACGGAAATCACCCGTGCTTTTGAGAAAACAGGACTCAAGCCCGTGCATCATCTGATCCGATAA
- a CDS encoding MBL fold metallo-hydrolase, with protein sequence MSESIIWLSGTGWRANSYIAGNILFDAAASADAVYPYKDQIDTIILTHGHYDHTVNLVKLAELCSAKVMIGEYDLPFLSDAKLSLANQFGEQPPKYPVEILKDGDKVGEFTVYHTPGHTHGSICLFRESDGALIAGDTIFPNGSFGRFDLSTGNHAELISSINRIAELPVESLWCGHEMPVVKDAKRHVLLSQYDVVRYG encoded by the coding sequence ATGAGCGAGTCAATAATCTGGCTTTCAGGCACAGGCTGGAGAGCAAATTCCTATATTGCCGGAAATATCCTTTTTGATGCTGCAGCATCGGCGGATGCAGTATATCCATACAAAGATCAGATCGACACGATCATTCTGACACACGGACATTATGATCACACAGTAAATCTTGTGAAGCTTGCAGAGCTCTGCAGTGCAAAGGTCATGATCGGCGAGTATGATCTGCCGTTTTTATCGGATGCAAAACTCAGCCTCGCAAATCAGTTCGGGGAACAGCCGCCGAAGTATCCGGTAGAGATCCTGAAGGACGGAGACAAAGTGGGCGAGTTCACCGTGTACCACACACCGGGACACACACACGGAAGTATCTGCCTTTTTAGAGAATCGGACGGAGCATTAATCGCTGGAGACACGATCTTTCCAAACGGTTCATTCGGACGCTTTGATCTGTCAACGGGAAATCACGCAGAACTGATCAGCTCAATCAACCGCATCGCAGAACTGCCGGTGGAATCGCTTTGGTGTGGACATGAAATGCCGGTCGTAAAAGACGCAAAACGCCATGTTCTCTTATCGCAGTACGATGTTGTAAGATATGGATAA
- the thiC gene encoding phosphomethylpyrimidine synthase ThiC encodes MHSIIQSCLHGDLSGVVEAAKSEGMTPEALSRNIIAGRTILLKNEAREYNPCAIGEGATVKINVNIGTSGVTCDPAKELVKAQAAIDNGADAIMDLSTGGDLPAMRKEILKLGIPVGTVPIYEAVRRAGNVVDLTADILFSVIIDQAKQGVDFMTLHCGVNLEVLDALTLDPRVMGVVSRGGSFHTAMMLSSGEENPLYKEYDYLLEILDEYDISLSLGDGMRPGAYVDSTKLAKSQEYLTLGKLARRSRDKGVQRMIEGPGHMDYNEISYNVKMIKEITDFAPLYLLGPLVTDIAPGYDHITGAIGGAAAACAGADFLCMVSPSEHLALPNVDDIIEGTRVCKVAAHVGDLSRRRNAELPRQTKMAEARKNLDWQAQYDLSLFGEHAKEIHDRDGECETCSMCGDLCAIKIVEQALQKKI; translated from the coding sequence ATGCACTCCATCATCCAGAGCTGCCTTCACGGAGATTTATCCGGAGTTGTCGAGGCTGCAAAATCCGAGGGAATGACGCCGGAGGCTCTTTCCAGAAATATCATCGCAGGTCGGACCATTCTTCTGAAAAATGAGGCGCGTGAATATAATCCTTGTGCGATCGGCGAAGGAGCGACCGTCAAGATCAATGTAAATATCGGGACGTCCGGCGTCACCTGCGATCCGGCAAAAGAATTGGTAAAAGCTCAGGCTGCAATTGACAACGGCGCTGACGCAATAATGGATCTTTCGACAGGCGGGGACCTTCCTGCAATGAGAAAAGAGATCCTCAAACTCGGTATCCCGGTTGGGACCGTTCCGATCTATGAAGCAGTCCGCCGTGCCGGAAACGTGGTCGACCTGACGGCCGATATCCTGTTCTCCGTGATCATCGATCAGGCAAAACAGGGAGTTGATTTCATGACGCTTCACTGCGGTGTCAATCTCGAGGTTCTGGATGCTCTGACTCTCGATCCCCGGGTGATGGGGGTCGTCTCACGCGGAGGATCGTTCCATACGGCAATGATGCTTTCAAGCGGCGAGGAGAATCCGCTCTATAAAGAATATGATTATCTTCTTGAGATCCTTGATGAATACGATATCTCTCTGTCGCTTGGCGACGGTATGCGTCCGGGAGCCTATGTCGACTCAACGAAACTTGCCAAGTCCCAGGAGTATCTGACGCTTGGAAAACTTGCCAGACGTTCTCGGGACAAAGGGGTCCAGCGAATGATCGAAGGTCCGGGGCACATGGACTATAACGAGATCTCCTACAATGTCAAAATGATCAAGGAGATCACGGACTTCGCGCCGCTGTATCTTTTAGGTCCGCTGGTCACGGATATCGCTCCAGGGTATGATCATATCACGGGTGCGATCGGCGGGGCAGCTGCAGCGTGTGCCGGAGCGGATTTCCTGTGCATGGTTTCCCCTTCAGAGCATCTCGCTCTCCCAAATGTAGATGACATCATCGAGGGTACCCGGGTCTGTAAAGTCGCAGCTCACGTCGGCGATCTTTCCCGCAGGAGGAATGCTGAACTTCCCCGTCAGACAAAGATGGCTGAAGCCCGCAAAAATCTCGACTGGCAGGCGCAGTATGACCTCTCACTGTTTGGCGAACATGCAAAAGAGATCCACGATCGGGATGGGGAGTGCGAGACCTGTTCGATGTGCGGGGACCTTTGTGCGATAAAGATAGTCGAACAAGCTCTGCAAAAAAAGATCTAA